From Microbacterium rhizosphaerae:
GGCTGCCAGGGGCCCCCGAGGAACGTCTTGTCCAGATGTGCGTGCCCGTTGACGAGCAGGGGCAGGACGGCTCGCCCGCCCAGGTCTTCGTCGCCGTCGCCGAGGCATCCCGCGGCGGGGGTGATCGAGTCGATCCGGCCGGCCGAGATCGCGATGTCGACCATCGCACCCTCCCGGCTGCGACCGTTCCGCAGCATCAGTGTCACTGAGACTCCCAACGTCGTCGTTTGGTATACACGATTACATAGAAGGAGGGGATTTGGAACCCATAGCCGAAACAAAATCGTCGGCTGGTATTCCAGATTGATAACGCCGCGCCCTGGAGGAACACCGCGGACCCGGCTTCGCGGCCCTACAATGACTCCACCCGGACGCGACCACGCGCCGGCCGCGGACGTCGTACGACCCCCTCTTGCCAGGCGGCGGACGTCAGATGGGAGGGCGACGGTGTCGCAGAACGAGGAGTCGACCGCGCGGGATGCCTCGCTGGCGCCGTCCGGCGAGGCGCTGGACCTGCGGGTGTACGAGCTCGTGCGGGAGCGCATCATCGACGGCACGCTGCAGCCGGGTGCGCGCATCCGCGAACGCGAGCTCGCCGAGGAGCTGCAGATCTCGCGCATCCCGATCCGCGAGGCGTTTCCGCGTCTGGAGTCCGAGGGGTTCATCAAGACCCTCCACCGCCGCGGGGCCGTCGTCGCCCAGATGACGGTGCGCGATGTCGAGGAGCTGTTCGCGGTGCGTCTGTCGCTGGAGGTGCTCGCCGCGCGCCTGGCGGCCGAGGAGTGCGCGCGTGGCGCGTCACCGGATCGTCTCATCGCGAGCCTCGACGCCGCGGGCGCCGCCGTGCACGGCGGGGCGACCGCGCACGGCGGGGGCCACGCGGCCATCGCGGCGCTGACCTCCTCGTTCCACGACGAGATCCTCGTGCTCTCGAGCAACCAGCTGCTGCAGAACCTCATGATCCCGGTGGAAGGTCGCATCCGCCGGCTGTTCCACCTCGTGGCGGACCGGGACGAGGAGCAGCTGCACCGGGAGCACCGCGACCTGTGCCTCGCGATCGGCAACGGGCAGACAGAGCTGGCAGGCTCGCTCGCCTTCGCACATGTGGAACGGTCGCGCTTCGAGACGATGCCGGTCATCGAATCACTCCTCGCACGCTGAGCGGCCGCGGTCCGGTCTCAGGGAACGAGGTGGTCCTCGGCGGTGCCGTTGTAGCGCCTGAGCGCGGGGACGGCGACGCCGATGACGACGAGGGCGGCTGCCAGCAGGGATGCCGTCAGGAACGTCGTCCACGCGATGCCGAGCAGCTGTGCGACAAGGCCCACGCCGATCGCGGCCAGCGGCGTGATGCCGATCGCGAGCTCCTGCAGGCCCATCGCGCGCCCCTGCAGGCGGTGCGGCGTCGCCGCCAGCATGAGGGTCGTCTGCAGGACGCCGAAGACGGATGACGCGAGCCCCGCGCACATCAGCAGAGCGCACGACAGCCAGAACCACTGCGAGAGGGCGAACAGCGCCCAGCAGACCGCCATCGTTCCCGTGCCGACGAGGAAGACGACGCCCTTGCGGCGGAAGTCCCCGAGCGCCGCGACAACCAGCGAACCGGCCATGCCGCCGAGGCCGAAGCACGTGAGGAGCGCACCGAGGCCGGCGGCATCGAGGTCGAGCACCTGACCTGCGAAGACGGGCATGAATCCCTGGTAGATCGAGAAGACGAGCGCGTTCGTGAGGATCGTGATCGCGAGCACGGCCGCGACGATGCGGTTGCGCAGGAGTGCGGCGGCCCCATGCGTCAGCATCCGCCATGCCGAGTCGTGGTGCCCCAGGCTGCGGACGCGATTCGCGGGCACCCCGAGCAGCGCGATCAAGGAGATGGCATACCAGCCCGTCGTGAGCCACAGGGCGGTGGAGGCGCCGAACGCCGTCAGGAGGGCGCCACCGATCGCCGGGCCGACCAGGAGGGTCGTGCTCAGCACCAGCGCATTGAGTGCGTTCGCGTTGCTCAGTCGTGCGCGCGAGACGAGCTCGACGGTCAGGGCCGAGCGCGCGGGCTGAGAGGGGGAGTGTGCGAGCCCGATCGCCAGGCCCGCGGCGAGCAGCACGAGGGAAGGGGAGCGCCCCCACGACGCCAGTGCGGCCATCGTCGCCGCCGCGACCAGCACCCAGGTGCAGGCGATGAGCAGGACGCGCCGCCGGTCGAAGCGGTCCGAGAGAACCCCGGCCAGGGGGCCGAGCAGCAGCGGTGCCATCCGCAGCGCGGTGAAGACGGCGAGGGCGACCTCGGAGCGCGTCTGCTCGTAGACCATCCAGCCGAGGATGAAGCTGTGGCTCCAGACACCGCTGAAGAAGCACACGTTCGAGACCAGCAGGGCTCGGAATCCGACGCTCTCCTGCACCGCGCCGAACGGGCGCACGAGCGGACGAGCGACCGGGACGGCGGCGCTCCGAGCGGAATTCGCGGCAGGGTTGACGGCATCCTTCGACGGCACGAGCCCGATGGTATACCAACTCCGCTGTCTTACCCCGCGGTGAAGACCCGCCGGCCCGCGAACCACGTCTCGAGCACGCGGGTGTCGATGATCGCGTCGGCAGGACCGGTGACGAAATCGCGGTCGACGATCACG
This genomic window contains:
- a CDS encoding GntR family transcriptional regulator; the encoded protein is MSQNEESTARDASLAPSGEALDLRVYELVRERIIDGTLQPGARIRERELAEELQISRIPIREAFPRLESEGFIKTLHRRGAVVAQMTVRDVEELFAVRLSLEVLAARLAAEECARGASPDRLIASLDAAGAAVHGGATAHGGGHAAIAALTSSFHDEILVLSSNQLLQNLMIPVEGRIRRLFHLVADRDEEQLHREHRDLCLAIGNGQTELAGSLAFAHVERSRFETMPVIESLLAR
- a CDS encoding MFS transporter; protein product: MPSKDAVNPAANSARSAAVPVARPLVRPFGAVQESVGFRALLVSNVCFFSGVWSHSFILGWMVYEQTRSEVALAVFTALRMAPLLLGPLAGVLSDRFDRRRVLLIACTWVLVAAATMAALASWGRSPSLVLLAAGLAIGLAHSPSQPARSALTVELVSRARLSNANALNALVLSTTLLVGPAIGGALLTAFGASTALWLTTGWYAISLIALLGVPANRVRSLGHHDSAWRMLTHGAAALLRNRIVAAVLAITILTNALVFSIYQGFMPVFAGQVLDLDAAGLGALLTCFGLGGMAGSLVVAALGDFRRKGVVFLVGTGTMAVCWALFALSQWFWLSCALLMCAGLASSVFGVLQTTLMLAATPHRLQGRAMGLQELAIGITPLAAIGVGLVAQLLGIAWTTFLTASLLAAALVVIGVAVPALRRYNGTAEDHLVP